Proteins found in one Methanomassiliicoccus sp. genomic segment:
- a CDS encoding PAS domain S-box protein, translating to MDELQDPVLTGSWIYTLEKDKDRIWVSEGIGRIFGIIVPDDGYVPIETICRCIADIEKVRLSLRQLFNERKEHDMEFEVVPADGGPNKIVLSVAEIMEETEGSTVRMSGAIWDITDILLLDSRMRRLNRELMAIKECARAVIKARSEQELWDSICRIVCDIAGYRLTWVGLAENNEKKDIRPVAWSGCNEEYVLSVRATWGDDERGTGPAGVSIKTGRTTFIQDVLNDGRYDLWRDHALKNGYRSLIAIPLMDSMEAFGALMIYSDKTDGFTSEEVELLEEMAGDLAFGIITLRMRREREKAMDALKRVEARNHTLYDLSQMTGATSKDLCERAMNCCISLSDSKLGFVAFVNEDETALNMQNWSKQAMEECKVANKSNTYRIEETGSWTESLRQRRPIIVNRYSEPHTNKRGLPTGHVKIERFMTVPVFDRGHIVAVLGVANKESDYTEEDTTDLSLLMDGMWRIVRKLKAEEELKEHHNLLNSFAENIPDAIYIKDLDGRYMMMNPGGAALLGMDSDDVLGKDDEALFGTEVAAQVRCEDQEVIKERQARTYEATSMIRGRRTTYSTWKAPYMNSEGEVIGVMGYSRDISEKKEAEEALQRSEQMLKIVIDNFPGVVFWKDRNLVYLGANKESATNVGFDDPSEYVGKTDYDLPWAETEADAYRADDLEVMESGIPKLHIIERQQRLNGRFGWLDTSKVPLRDKDGKVFGILGTATDITEKKRAEDALRQANLIVENSPVMLFRWRAEEGWPVELVSNNITQFGYDPQELLDGSIKYASIIHPDDLAHTAEKVEKCVRSGNNQFEQTYRIRTKDGHYRWVEDRTVVERDADGGVTHYQGIVIDITERKLAEQGLQESEERNRRLLGRSFDARITHRDGKIIFANDTAARLVRAEHREALIGKDLVEFLTVESKEQAEMRIRQLYAKPGTVVPILEEQFICFDGDFIDVEVTAASFLEGGKSTVELVFRDISERKRIQEELRGSEEKFRRLVENAPYAMLIIVDDRIKYLNPAAMELFGASSADDILGTYVSDRVDPRFRPTLRRRKYQLEVEKRPTEKTDEVYIKLDGTAVDVEVAAVPYRFNNDDGSLIILRDITDRKRAEEALEKRILALTRPLDEMEEIVFEDLFNIQELQHLQDLLGKAWGVGVLLTRPDGTPITRPSNFTHFCAEFIRKNEKGRQKCIASDSLIGGHNPSGPTIKRCLSAGLWGAGASITVGGRHIANWLIGQVRNEAQTEEEMVEYAREIGVDDSQFREAFLQVPVMPQERFEHIAHTLFALANQLSSIAYQNIQQARFIAERKLADDALREANLIVENSPVMLFRWRAEEGWPVELVSGNVVRFGYEPEAFLNGSLLFSDIVHPDDLDGLKAAFDEKIRQGEDSYEGIYRIRSRDGDYHWVDERTYLERNSEGIVTKIQGIVIDITERVEAEKRLQAINEALKEGEEKYQELFELGSEAVFLIDNETGRVLECNTAASEMYGYTHKELLESYTRDLLAKRGEPESKIIENRNGSVIIPLEYHRRKDGRMFPVEVNSRYFTWKGNQVHVAAVRDITERIRTSEALRQVNKKLNLLNNITRHDLKNQMTALTGNMALAKMKRADPSFDVYMEKALASADSMTAIIKFAEAYEEIGVREAIWQDLKALVIDSVADVPPSKLRIVNDVPAGVEVFADPLIKKVFYNLIDNAIRHGEKATTIRFSVEKVDGVHAIVCEDDGLGISADIRSKLFNRGFGKNHGLGLFLSREILAITDINMTEEGEPGKGARFVMSVPRDGMRGVYL from the coding sequence TTGGACGAACTTCAGGATCCTGTTCTCACCGGCTCTTGGATATACACCTTGGAAAAAGACAAGGACCGGATATGGGTCTCGGAGGGGATCGGCAGGATCTTCGGGATAATCGTGCCGGATGACGGATACGTACCGATAGAGACCATCTGTCGTTGCATCGCTGACATTGAAAAGGTACGCCTATCATTGAGGCAGCTGTTCAACGAGAGGAAGGAGCACGATATGGAGTTCGAGGTCGTGCCTGCCGATGGTGGACCCAACAAGATCGTCCTCTCCGTGGCGGAGATAATGGAAGAGACCGAAGGGTCGACCGTAAGAATGTCGGGGGCCATCTGGGACATCACGGACATCCTGCTTCTGGACTCCAGGATGCGCCGGCTGAACCGTGAGCTGATGGCGATAAAGGAATGCGCTCGTGCCGTAATAAAGGCCAGGAGCGAACAGGAGCTGTGGGACTCCATTTGCCGGATCGTCTGCGATATCGCTGGATATCGATTGACCTGGGTGGGATTGGCGGAAAATAATGAAAAGAAGGACATACGCCCAGTGGCTTGGAGCGGCTGCAACGAAGAGTACGTTCTGAGCGTCAGAGCTACCTGGGGCGATGACGAGAGGGGTACCGGACCTGCGGGCGTGAGCATCAAGACCGGACGGACAACTTTCATACAGGACGTGTTGAACGATGGTAGGTATGACCTTTGGCGGGATCATGCCTTGAAGAACGGTTACCGCTCCTTGATCGCCATTCCTCTGATGGACAGTATGGAAGCGTTCGGTGCCCTGATGATCTACTCTGACAAGACCGATGGCTTCACCTCGGAAGAGGTGGAGCTTCTGGAGGAGATGGCGGGCGATCTTGCATTCGGGATCATCACCTTGCGGATGAGGAGGGAACGGGAGAAGGCCATGGATGCCCTGAAGAGAGTGGAGGCCCGGAACCATACGCTTTACGATCTTTCCCAGATGACGGGAGCTACATCCAAAGACCTCTGCGAGAGGGCAATGAACTGCTGTATCTCACTGTCAGATAGTAAGCTGGGCTTTGTGGCCTTCGTGAACGAGGACGAGACGGCCTTGAACATGCAGAACTGGTCGAAACAGGCTATGGAAGAATGCAAGGTGGCCAACAAGTCCAATACATACAGGATAGAGGAGACGGGTTCGTGGACGGAGTCTCTACGCCAAAGGAGGCCTATCATCGTAAATCGTTACAGCGAACCTCACACCAATAAGAGAGGCCTGCCCACAGGTCATGTGAAGATCGAGCGTTTCATGACCGTTCCCGTTTTCGACCGTGGCCACATAGTGGCGGTCCTAGGCGTGGCCAATAAAGAAAGCGACTATACAGAAGAGGATACGACCGATCTTTCCCTTCTCATGGACGGGATGTGGCGCATCGTGCGTAAGCTAAAGGCCGAGGAAGAGCTGAAGGAGCATCATAACCTCCTCAACTCTTTCGCCGAGAACATCCCCGATGCCATCTACATAAAGGATCTTGATGGAAGATATATGATGATGAACCCCGGAGGGGCCGCTCTCCTTGGGATGGACAGCGATGATGTGCTAGGAAAGGATGATGAAGCTCTATTTGGCACCGAGGTCGCCGCCCAGGTAAGATGTGAAGATCAGGAAGTGATCAAGGAACGCCAAGCCAGGACCTACGAGGCTACCAGCATGATAAGGGGCCGTAGGACGACATACTCCACCTGGAAGGCGCCTTACATGAACTCCGAAGGAGAGGTCATCGGGGTGATGGGCTATAGTCGTGATATCTCGGAGAAGAAGGAGGCCGAGGAGGCCCTGCAGCGCTCGGAGCAGATGCTCAAGATCGTCATCGATAACTTCCCTGGGGTGGTGTTCTGGAAGGACCGCAACCTTGTCTACCTGGGTGCGAACAAGGAATCAGCCACTAATGTGGGCTTCGATGACCCCTCTGAATATGTCGGAAAGACCGATTATGACCTGCCCTGGGCCGAGACCGAGGCAGACGCTTACAGGGCGGACGACCTTGAGGTCATGGAGAGCGGGATACCCAAGCTACACATCATCGAAAGGCAGCAACGACTTAACGGTAGGTTCGGCTGGCTGGATACAAGCAAGGTCCCACTGCGGGATAAGGACGGAAAGGTCTTCGGGATCCTGGGCACGGCCACCGATATCACGGAGAAGAAGAGGGCGGAGGATGCCCTGCGGCAGGCCAACCTCATCGTGGAGAACAGCCCAGTGATGCTGTTCCGCTGGCGGGCCGAGGAGGGATGGCCGGTGGAGCTGGTATCCAATAACATCACCCAGTTCGGTTATGATCCCCAGGAACTGCTCGATGGATCGATAAAATATGCGTCGATCATACACCCGGATGATCTGGCTCACACCGCTGAGAAGGTTGAAAAGTGCGTTAGAAGCGGGAATAATCAGTTCGAGCAGACCTATCGCATCAGGACCAAGGACGGGCACTACCGATGGGTGGAGGACCGCACCGTGGTGGAACGCGATGCCGATGGCGGGGTCACTCACTACCAGGGTATCGTGATCGACATCACAGAGCGAAAGCTGGCCGAGCAGGGCTTGCAGGAGAGCGAGGAGCGGAACCGCAGGCTGTTGGGAAGGTCCTTCGACGCCAGGATCACACACCGTGATGGCAAGATCATCTTCGCCAACGATACAGCGGCCAGACTCGTTCGTGCCGAGCACAGGGAGGCTCTTATCGGAAAGGACCTGGTCGAGTTCCTGACCGTTGAATCCAAGGAACAAGCGGAGATGAGGATACGACAGCTGTATGCTAAACCTGGGACCGTGGTGCCGATCCTCGAAGAGCAGTTCATCTGCTTCGATGGGGACTTTATTGACGTCGAGGTCACGGCCGCGAGCTTCCTCGAAGGAGGAAAGTCTACAGTTGAGCTGGTGTTCCGGGACATATCCGAACGTAAGCGTATCCAGGAGGAGTTGAGAGGGAGCGAGGAGAAGTTCAGGCGTCTGGTCGAGAACGCGCCTTACGCGATGCTCATAATCGTAGATGACAGAATAAAATACCTGAACCCAGCCGCCATGGAACTGTTCGGCGCTTCCTCGGCAGATGACATATTAGGGACCTATGTCTCGGACCGCGTCGATCCTCGCTTCAGACCAACGTTGAGGAGGCGGAAATACCAGCTCGAGGTCGAGAAGAGGCCCACGGAGAAGACGGACGAGGTCTATATCAAGCTTGACGGGACAGCAGTCGATGTTGAGGTCGCTGCCGTGCCTTACCGGTTCAACAATGACGACGGGTCTCTGATCATCCTACGGGACATCACGGACAGGAAGCGAGCCGAGGAGGCCTTAGAGAAGCGCATACTGGCGCTGACCAGACCTCTGGACGAGATGGAGGAAATCGTCTTCGAGGACCTTTTCAACATACAGGAGCTCCAGCACCTTCAGGACCTGCTTGGGAAGGCCTGGGGCGTCGGGGTACTCCTGACCCGACCGGACGGTACCCCCATCACCCGTCCCAGCAACTTCACGCATTTCTGTGCAGAGTTCATCCGCAAGAACGAGAAGGGGCGCCAGAAGTGTATCGCGTCCGACTCTTTAATCGGAGGTCATAATCCCTCTGGACCGACGATCAAGCGTTGTTTGAGCGCCGGACTGTGGGGGGCGGGAGCGAGCATCACCGTCGGCGGCCGCCATATCGCTAACTGGTTGATCGGCCAGGTCCGAAACGAGGCTCAGACCGAGGAGGAGATGGTGGAGTATGCACGCGAAATAGGCGTAGATGACTCACAGTTCCGCGAGGCTTTCCTTCAGGTGCCTGTCATGCCTCAGGAGAGGTTCGAGCACATCGCGCACACCCTCTTCGCTCTGGCCAACCAGCTCTCATCCATAGCCTACCAGAACATACAGCAGGCGAGGTTCATCGCCGAGCGTAAGCTGGCTGATGACGCTCTCCGTGAGGCCAACCTCATCGTGGAGAACAGCCCGGTGATGCTGTTCCGCTGGCGGGCCGAGGAGGGATGGCCGGTGGAGCTGGTATCCGGGAACGTCGTGAGGTTCGGGTACGAGCCGGAGGCGTTCCTCAATGGTTCATTGCTCTTCTCCGACATCGTTCATCCCGATGACCTCGATGGCTTAAAGGCCGCCTTTGATGAAAAGATCCGTCAGGGCGAGGACAGCTACGAAGGTATTTATCGTATCCGCAGCAGGGACGGAGACTACCACTGGGTGGACGAACGCACCTACCTCGAGAGGAACTCCGAAGGGATAGTGACCAAAATTCAGGGGATTGTAATAGATATCACCGAGCGAGTGGAGGCAGAGAAGCGACTTCAGGCGATCAATGAGGCCCTGAAGGAGGGGGAAGAGAAGTATCAAGAGCTCTTCGAGCTAGGAAGCGAGGCCGTATTCTTGATCGACAACGAAACGGGAAGGGTCCTCGAATGCAACACCGCTGCGAGCGAGATGTACGGTTACACCCACAAGGAGCTTCTGGAATCGTATACACGCGACCTCTTGGCAAAGAGGGGAGAACCAGAGAGCAAGATAATCGAGAACAGGAACGGCAGTGTGATCATACCTCTGGAATACCACCGTAGAAAGGATGGCCGGATGTTCCCAGTGGAGGTCAACAGTCGGTACTTTACATGGAAGGGGAACCAAGTCCACGTGGCTGCGGTCAGGGACATTACGGAGCGGATCAGGACCTCCGAGGCCCTTCGTCAGGTCAATAAAAAGCTGAACCTCCTGAACAACATCACCCGGCACGATCTGAAGAACCAGATGACCGCCCTCACGGGCAACATGGCCCTGGCGAAGATGAAGAGAGCGGACCCTTCGTTCGATGTTTACATGGAAAAGGCCCTAGCATCGGCGGACAGCATGACCGCCATCATCAAGTTCGCCGAAGCTTACGAGGAGATAGGTGTACGCGAGGCCATTTGGCAGGACCTGAAGGCCCTGGTAATCGACAGCGTAGCGGACGTACCACCGAGCAAGCTACGGATCGTCAATGATGTCCCAGCAGGGGTAGAGGTCTTCGCCGATCCTCTCATCAAGAAGGTCTTCTACAATCTCATCGACAATGCCATCCGTCACGGTGAGAAGGCCACGACCATACGCTTCTCCGTGGAGAAGGTCGACGGGGTTCACGCCATCGTATGCGAGGACGATGGTCTGGGCATCTCTGCGGACATCCGGAGCAAGCTGTTCAATAGAGGTTTCGGGAAGAATCACGGCCTGGGCCTGTTCCTATCGAGGGAGATCTTGGCCATAACCGATATAAACATGACCGAGGAGGGCGAACCGGGAAAGGGGGCTCGCTTCGTCATGTCCGTCCCCAGGGACGGGATGCGAGGCGTTTATCTTTAG
- a CDS encoding class I SAM-dependent methyltransferase, translating into MDEQGRRMAEIRSNFSKSSGEYDQWIRKVIPRYDEMLDVIINCVRLPEGRRLRAIDIGCGTGTLSAKLLASHPAVELTCLDMTEDMLNMARERLKGHNGVRYLLHNLYEFEYDGPYDLIISSLALHHMVTDEDKIDQYRRIFQALSSGGSFFNADVVLASDERTQELYMEKWADFMYHGLPREEVDGSVLPRYHREDSPARLTDHLKWMKDAGFSKVDVIWKYYNFTVYGGMKPSAH; encoded by the coding sequence ATGGATGAGCAGGGAAGGAGGATGGCCGAGATAAGATCGAACTTCTCAAAGAGCTCGGGAGAATATGATCAGTGGATTAGGAAGGTGATACCCCGATACGATGAGATGCTGGATGTCATCATCAACTGTGTGCGGCTCCCGGAGGGAAGGAGGTTACGGGCCATAGACATCGGCTGCGGTACCGGAACCCTGTCCGCGAAGCTTCTGGCGTCCCATCCCGCAGTGGAGCTGACCTGTCTGGACATGACAGAGGACATGCTGAACATGGCGAGGGAGAGGCTCAAAGGACACAATGGCGTCAGGTATCTTCTTCACAATCTTTATGAATTTGAGTACGATGGACCTTACGACCTGATCATCTCTTCCCTGGCCCTGCACCATATGGTCACCGATGAGGACAAGATCGATCAGTACCGTAGGATCTTCCAGGCGCTCTCTTCTGGAGGTTCGTTCTTCAATGCCGACGTGGTTCTCGCCTCCGATGAAAGGACGCAGGAACTCTATATGGAAAAATGGGCTGATTTCATGTATCATGGACTCCCACGGGAGGAGGTCGACGGCTCGGTCCTACCCCGCTATCACCGGGAGGACTCTCCGGCCAGACTAACAGATCATCTTAAGTGGATGAAGGATGCTGGCTTTTCGAAGGTGGACGTGATCTGGAAGTACTACAATTTCACGGTGTACGGTGGAATGAAGCCTTCTGCCCATTAA
- a CDS encoding FtsX-like permease family protein: MKWGEALVRSSTVLISLILIALFVVALLMLPTPYALLVGIVLVVAFIFLDAMRNRILLIIGSRNILRRKGTTVLVICGLMVGTAIISASFIVGDTLDNMIIGDTTKGSGGADFVIEAPGELGNVMLNSTLVGELEEDLRSIENVQIVESFVWSSAGVLDNETQLSDAGAGYMGLTDSLLTSYELKDINGERIRELPGEGEAYINEKLATEMDAKIGDHLTLLNGYITIDVVVQRVVLYEGLGSYGLKPQTYLDLATSQDLAGSPDHKNILFLSLAEKGEGDFERARENLNTTLQNYQEEGLTITLDRQKIIDEGLDNMATYTSLFFLLGSFSIIAGIALIVNIFTMLGEERKSEIGISRAVGMKRSQLVRVFSYEGMLYAALAAGIGTLVGLFLAYVLVNMAAASIDLGDLPLADYFTFTPISLALSYLIGFILTLLVVYITTRRISHLNIVRAVRNIPEPPLSREDRKGWIMGLMLFALGAVLMAVGIMLESQLFSMTGLSCATMSLGFLLRKAVGDRIAWNIAGVATLFIWLPLPFSIFPYSGFIELFVVAGIFMVTAALILVMFNSDEIIWFFTKVLRVKKAYRAVVKTAISYPLKSKFRTALTIFIFGLVIFTITTLSVVSAILDVGIPKLAAETSGGYDIIATTNPLTPLDGDLWERTNASTSFINGENITNVVSMQTGSGLLKTSTTDSSGNLVMNETVYNILGFDSRIYTEGNYWLADWDKERFPTEDEVWNGVLDNTSLVIVDGSMLSTEMSDFTAGPQADIGDVITMTTSNGSYSFTVVGVMKQPVLTGLFVSHVFMRDSLNITNAGVYLINVQDGLDVDKQAALLEREFLAYGMQTIPIDTVAKEIVQQINGVFTLFRAFLGLGLIIGVTGLGIITVRSIRERRLEIGMMRAIGYTKRMVVTNFALESSFISFLGIVIGTLLGISIGYTVYLEAFEELGYDFVIPWVEIIVVGIGAFLATLLSVFPAARGASKISPAEVLRFE, encoded by the coding sequence ATGAAATGGGGTGAGGCCTTGGTGCGATCAAGTACGGTACTCATCTCGCTCATCCTCATCGCCCTATTCGTCGTCGCCTTGCTTATGCTGCCAACACCCTACGCGCTTCTGGTAGGCATCGTGCTGGTGGTAGCGTTCATCTTTCTGGACGCTATGAGGAACCGCATCCTCTTGATCATCGGAAGCCGCAATATCCTCAGGAGGAAAGGCACTACCGTGCTGGTCATCTGCGGCCTCATGGTAGGGACGGCCATCATCTCCGCTTCCTTCATCGTGGGGGACACCCTTGACAACATGATAATCGGCGACACCACCAAGGGCAGCGGGGGAGCCGATTTCGTTATTGAGGCGCCAGGCGAACTGGGCAACGTCATGTTAAACTCCACTCTGGTCGGAGAGCTGGAGGAGGACCTTAGAAGCATTGAGAACGTCCAGATCGTGGAATCCTTCGTGTGGTCCTCCGCCGGAGTTCTGGACAACGAGACCCAGCTCTCGGACGCCGGGGCCGGTTACATGGGCCTAACGGACAGCCTCCTGACCTCGTACGAGCTCAAGGACATAAACGGAGAGCGGATCAGGGAGCTTCCCGGGGAAGGGGAGGCCTATATAAACGAGAAGTTGGCCACGGAGATGGACGCCAAGATCGGAGATCACCTCACGCTGCTTAACGGCTACATAACGATCGACGTAGTGGTGCAGCGCGTAGTCCTGTATGAGGGCCTGGGAAGCTATGGCCTGAAACCGCAAACCTATCTCGACCTGGCCACCTCTCAGGACCTGGCCGGCAGTCCCGATCACAAGAACATCCTCTTCCTGTCCTTGGCGGAGAAAGGGGAGGGGGATTTCGAACGTGCCCGGGAGAACCTAAACACCACCCTCCAGAACTACCAGGAAGAAGGTCTCACGATAACCTTGGACAGGCAGAAGATCATCGATGAGGGCCTGGACAACATGGCCACCTACACCAGCCTGTTCTTCCTCCTGGGATCGTTCTCCATCATTGCCGGGATCGCCCTCATCGTCAACATATTCACCATGCTGGGGGAGGAGCGCAAGAGCGAGATAGGGATCTCGCGCGCCGTGGGCATGAAGCGGTCGCAACTGGTCCGGGTCTTCTCCTATGAGGGCATGCTGTACGCGGCTCTGGCAGCAGGCATAGGGACCCTGGTGGGACTATTTCTTGCATATGTCCTGGTGAACATGGCAGCGGCCAGCATCGACCTGGGCGACCTGCCCCTGGCCGACTACTTCACCTTCACCCCGATCTCACTGGCCTTATCCTACCTCATCGGGTTCATCCTTACCCTCCTGGTAGTGTACATCACCACCCGCAGGATATCCCATCTCAACATCGTCAGGGCGGTCAGGAACATCCCGGAGCCGCCTCTCTCGCGTGAGGACCGCAAAGGCTGGATAATGGGGCTTATGCTCTTCGCCCTCGGCGCGGTCCTCATGGCTGTCGGCATAATGCTGGAGTCACAGCTCTTCAGTATGACCGGTCTTTCCTGCGCGACCATGTCCCTGGGCTTCCTGCTGCGCAAGGCCGTGGGCGACAGGATCGCGTGGAACATCGCGGGCGTGGCCACGCTCTTCATATGGCTCCCCCTGCCGTTCTCCATCTTCCCCTACTCCGGCTTCATCGAGCTGTTCGTGGTCGCGGGGATCTTCATGGTTACCGCAGCCTTGATACTGGTGATGTTCAACTCCGACGAGATCATCTGGTTCTTCACCAAGGTCCTGCGCGTCAAGAAGGCCTACAGGGCAGTGGTGAAGACCGCGATCTCCTACCCCCTAAAGTCGAAGTTCCGCACTGCCCTCACCATCTTCATATTCGGACTGGTCATATTCACGATCACCACCCTGTCCGTGGTGTCAGCAATTCTGGACGTGGGCATACCAAAGCTGGCCGCGGAGACCTCGGGGGGTTATGACATAATCGCCACCACCAACCCCCTCACGCCTCTGGATGGGGACCTGTGGGAGCGGACCAATGCTTCTACCTCGTTCATCAATGGGGAGAACATAACCAACGTGGTCTCCATGCAAACGGGTAGCGGCCTGCTGAAGACGTCCACTACGGACTCCTCAGGAAATCTGGTGATGAACGAGACGGTCTACAACATCCTGGGTTTCGACAGCCGCATCTATACTGAAGGCAATTATTGGCTGGCAGACTGGGACAAGGAGCGGTTTCCAACCGAGGACGAGGTGTGGAACGGTGTGTTGGACAATACTAGCCTGGTCATTGTGGACGGCAGTATGCTCAGCACCGAGATGAGCGATTTCACAGCCGGGCCACAGGCGGATATCGGGGATGTGATCACCATGACCACATCCAACGGCAGCTACTCCTTCACGGTGGTGGGGGTGATGAAGCAGCCCGTCCTCACTGGCCTCTTCGTCAGCCATGTGTTCATGCGGGATAGTCTCAACATCACCAACGCGGGAGTGTACCTCATCAATGTCCAGGATGGACTGGACGTGGACAAGCAGGCCGCTCTTCTGGAGAGGGAGTTCCTGGCCTATGGGATGCAGACCATACCCATAGACACCGTCGCCAAGGAGATCGTCCAGCAGATAAATGGAGTGTTCACTCTGTTCCGGGCCTTCCTCGGCCTAGGCCTCATTATAGGCGTGACCGGCCTGGGCATCATCACCGTCCGCTCCATCAGGGAGAGACGCCTGGAGATCGGCATGATGCGAGCCATCGGTTATACGAAGAGGATGGTGGTGACCAACTTCGCCCTGGAATCTTCCTTTATTTCCTTCCTGGGCATCGTGATAGGTACCCTTCTGGGCATATCCATCGGCTACACCGTGTACCTGGAGGCCTTCGAGGAGCTGGGCTACGACTTCGTCATTCCGTGGGTGGAGATCATCGTCGTCGGCATCGGTGCGTTCCTGGCGACCCTGCTCAGTGTTTTCCCTGCAGCCAGGGGCGCGAGCAAGATATCTCCGGCCGAGGTGCTGAGGTTCGAGTGA
- a CDS encoding ABC transporter ATP-binding protein, which produces MSIISCQGLTKTYVTGDVRVEALKGITLEIEKGEMVAIMGPSGCGKTTLLNCLSGLDDVTSGEVLVEEKDITALDDDEKSELRAVRMGFVFQFYNLLPVLSATENVELPLLISGTKREEANERALKLLDRVGLSERSLQRPSSLSGGERQRVAIARALVNDPAIVFADEPTGDLDKKTANDIVALLRQLNQENKQTFVIVTHDPEVGARCDRIIHMRDGLVVSDNGSVDRITQEIDEMG; this is translated from the coding sequence GTGTCCATTATAAGTTGTCAGGGACTGACCAAAACCTATGTGACGGGCGACGTCCGCGTCGAGGCCTTGAAGGGCATCACGCTGGAGATCGAGAAGGGTGAGATGGTAGCCATCATGGGGCCGTCAGGATGCGGCAAGACCACCCTGCTGAACTGCCTGTCCGGGCTAGATGACGTCACCTCCGGTGAGGTCCTCGTCGAGGAGAAGGACATCACAGCGCTGGACGACGACGAGAAGAGCGAGCTCCGCGCAGTTCGGATGGGGTTCGTGTTCCAGTTCTATAATCTGCTGCCGGTCCTATCGGCCACCGAGAACGTGGAGCTGCCCCTGCTCATCAGCGGGACCAAGAGGGAGGAGGCCAACGAGAGGGCCCTGAAGCTCCTGGACAGGGTAGGCTTGAGCGAAAGGTCCCTACAGCGCCCGTCCTCCCTGTCCGGCGGTGAGAGACAGAGGGTGGCGATCGCCCGCGCGCTCGTGAACGACCCTGCTATAGTGTTCGCCGACGAGCCTACCGGTGACCTTGACAAGAAAACAGCTAACGATATCGTAGCCCTTCTACGGCAGCTCAACCAGGAGAACAAGCAGACCTTCGTCATCGTGACGCACGACCCCGAGGTGGGCGCGAGGTGTGACCGCATCATTCACATGCGGGACGGACTGGTGGTCAGCGATAACGGGAGCGTCGACAGGATAACGCAGGAAATAGATGAAATGGGGTGA
- a CDS encoding class I SAM-dependent methyltransferase, protein MRTGNSTPHLPEDYDAQVIRTIPHYETIHGEVIDLILSLRCPPKVWLDTGCGTGAMVKRALRVIPDTQFVLVDPSPTMLEQARTRLAPEPRVRFLEPCRTQDLLRKVDEAPDVITAVQCHHYLSREERAAAVQVCYDLLTKGGIFITFENIRPFTDVGTEIGKRKWGRFQVANGRVEAEVEAHLARFDTEYFPITVVEHLELLRRSGFRAVELLWYSNMQAGLYGVK, encoded by the coding sequence ATGAGAACCGGGAACAGCACTCCCCACCTCCCTGAGGACTACGATGCTCAGGTGATTAGGACCATACCACATTATGAGACGATTCACGGGGAGGTCATCGATCTCATCCTCTCCCTCCGGTGCCCACCGAAGGTGTGGCTGGACACAGGCTGCGGGACCGGGGCCATGGTAAAGCGGGCATTGAGGGTCATACCCGATACCCAGTTCGTACTGGTCGATCCCTCACCGACGATGCTGGAGCAGGCAAGAACGAGGCTTGCCCCCGAGCCTAGGGTCCGCTTCCTTGAACCGTGCCGGACCCAGGACCTCCTGAGAAAGGTCGATGAGGCCCCGGATGTCATCACTGCCGTGCAGTGCCATCACTATCTTTCCCGTGAGGAGCGGGCCGCGGCCGTCCAGGTGTGCTATGACCTCCTGACCAAGGGAGGGATATTCATCACCTTCGAGAACATAAGGCCGTTCACGGATGTGGGCACGGAGATTGGCAAAAGGAAGTGGGGGCGGTTCCAGGTGGCCAATGGCAGGGTGGAGGCAGAGGTCGAGGCCCACCTCGCGAGGTTCGACACGGAGTACTTCCCTATCACGGTCGTGGAGCACCTTGAACTCCTCAGGAGGTCGGGCTTCAGGGCGGTGGAGCTACTGTGGTACTCTAACATGCAAGCTGGCCTCTACGGCGTGAAGTGA